The Aneurinibacillus migulanus genome contains the following window.
GATTATTTTCGATTAACAGTTGTAAAACACGGCAAATGTTCAGCACGCTATAAAATGGAGTCTCTAAAACATGCTCATCTTCAAGTATCCACTCAAGGTCGTTCATAACAGCTTCCATAAAATACTGCCATTTCACCGTACCGAAAGTGTTTGATATCGGTCTGCCATATAAACAGATCCCTCGCTGCACTACATACATTAAGTGGGAGGATAAGTCTATGTCGGTTTGCTTTTTGTTGTAGTCTACTTTATTATTCAGGATCTTGTCATGCCACTCTGAACTGTAATGCAGTTCAAAAGGTGTTGGCACGGGTACTTGCTTCGCTGCCTCGGCCGTGATCACGCTTAACTCAACATTCCCAATCGTTGGTCTATTGATCGCTCTACTAGCGATAGCGATTCCAACAGTTCCAGCCAAACCGGCTTCTAATTTACTATCAACAACCACAATCAAGTCAATGTCGCTTTTTGGACGATAATAGCTGCCCATTGCTAATGAGCCATGAAGATAGATGCCTATCAACTTATTTCCAAGTTCATTTCTAATTAATTCAATAAGTTGTACCACGAATTGTTTTATATCTTCATCACAGGTGGGCCAAGCTTGTGGTTCAGCCATTGGTACCCCTCCTTAAATAGTAATTGAATATATCCTAATGCATTTAAATTCCACTTCCAAGAATAATATACAGAAACACACCTGTTGATTATATAAATTACACTTGATATTTTGACAGGGGAGTGTGGTTGGAAGGAGGAGATTCGGAAAAAAGAAGAGATTAGATGCGCCCTATGCTCCAGCAGAAGAAAGGCAAACGTATCTTTTTCCGACCGCTCCCTCCCACCATAAAAATTTATCGATGTATCAAATCAGATGTATATAGACATAATCTTAATGATTGGTTTTGCTTTTAGTCCGGGAACAGAAGTAACGCCTTTTTCATCTTACAATTATCCCCTTATCCGGTGGTAACAAGAAAACTAAAACATTAGTTGACGAATTTATAAGATTTTAAAGAATACATTAGGTTCTTCTTCCGTAAAAAAAGCCGAATTGCTTTGTAAGCATTCGGCTTTTTTGCTCGTTATGTTATCAGTTTGAGTCTCCAAAAGCATACTACAGCAAGCTCGGCACCAAACACAACCTATTGAATGATTCACTACCATTTTTACGATCGTGCTAATTTTTTTTATCGGTTATGAATTGTTTTAGTTCTTCGATACGAACAACTCCAATTATTTTGTCGATCGGCTCACCATTTTTAAACAGAATAGTGGTTGGAATGCTCATAACTCCAAATTGATTAGCAGTATTGGATTGTTCATCTACATTAACTTTGAGGCTCCTCACTTCGTTGCTATATTCCCGTTCAAACTCTTCGAGTACAGGTCCAAAAGAGCGGCAGGGCGCGCACCAAGGTGCCCAAAAATTGACTAATGTAAAGCCTTCGCTTTTCAAATCATCTTTAAAGGTAGTATCCGTAGTGTGGCAAATGGTCATCTGTATCTTCCTCCAATTCATAATTTGATACACATATTTTTAATGAACATCTCACTCATCTGATTAGTGCATCACCTCCTCATAAGCCATACGCCTAAACTCAGACGGTTTTATACCCTCTCTGGTTAGAAATTTGTGGGAAGCATGCGCTAACGTATTGCTGGGTTAATTATTGTCAAACAACGCAACAGCTCACCTTATCCTGTCAGGTACCAATTCATACCTACCTCTTATATAGAGATATTAAAGATTCATTATATCTGTAAAAAATCCAAAATATCACTAACATGGAATGACAAAAGGGAGCAACAATAAGTCGCTAACTTTTCGTCATTCAAAATCTTCTTCCGTCAAATCCATATTTACGCTCATAGCGGTTCGGCTGCCGTCCGCCGCGGCAAAAATCAATTGGGAAGGCGAGAAGTATGAAGCATCCCCGGTGGCATATACACCAGGTATCGAGGTTCTTCCCCCTTGATCCGTTTTGATCCCTCCCGACTTCGTTCTTTCACAGCCCAAACGTTCTCCGAACAGTGTGCTTTGCACAAATTTAGGCATCACGAAGCCGCCGGACCTTGGGACTTGAGTTCCATCTGCGAAGTGAACATACTCAAGTTGACCATTTTGACCGATAAAAGCTGTAACAGGTTGCTCCATCACCATAATTCCCTTTGCTTCAAGCTGCTTCTTTTGCTCGTCCGACAGAGACGCCTTCCCGTTCGTGCAGACGACTAAATCCTTGCTCCAATTAAGAAGCAGTTTGAACGTATGAAAAGCGGACGGATATTCGGAAACAACGACAAGTGGTTGATCCTGTAGCTCCCAGCCGTCGCAATAGGGGCAATTGAACAAACTTTTCCCGTATAGCGGATAAAAGCCTTCGATCTCGGGAAATATTTCCTTTACGCCCGTCGCCAAGATCAGTTTTCGTGCTTGAACGCGAAAATCTGACGAATCGAACATCTCAAATCCAGATTCGATTTTGCCAACCGAAACAACCTCGGTTTGCAGATGATCAACAGACGGATAACGACGCACCTCCTCATAAGCAACGCGGCGGAACTCGTCCGGTGTTACGCCGTCTCTCGTAATAAAGCCGTGAGACGCATGCGTAACGGCATTTCTAGGCCGATTGTTGTCGATCAAAGCTACGCTTCGTCTTGCCCTGCCAAGCACGAGGGCTGCATTCAACCCGGCGGGCCCTCCACCAATAATAGCGCAATCGTAAGTCATGACACTCATCCCCTCCAAATAAGACATTAAAGACTCATTATGTCTATAATAAAGTTAAAAAACGCCTTTTATACGTAGTGAACCACACTCTTCCTTTCAACATAAAGAGGCTTACCTTAAACTTGCGTTTGCTTTTGAGCGAGGTCTGCCAATTTCGTTTTTTTGAGATGCGCCTCCATTTTCTCTTCCGCTTCCTTCATTACAGCTTGAATCAAGCATTCGTCACCGTGGACAAAATCACATTCAAATAAGGAGGCCGTACCCTCAATGGCGTGAATAATATCCAAAAACGTAATGTCGTCTTTTTTGCGGGATAACCGATAGCCTCCGTTAGCTCCAGAAACTGATTCGATCATCCCTGCTTTCACGAGCCTCGTTAAAATTTTGGAAAGATAGGTAGGTGAAACGCCTTGGGATTCTGCCAACTGCTGGACACCTACCGGCTTAACCTGAGAAGCCTCGACGAGCATGAGCATGGTATGCAGAGCATAATTCGTCGCTTTTGTAAATCTCATGATAACACCTCATTTAAAGACTTAATATGTCTATAATATCCTCGAATCTACTAATGTGTCAAGTTTCGGCTTTTCATAAAAATTCCGTTCATTAACGAAACAAAAAAAGTTGCCGAAACAGCGCTGTCTCCGGAACGGAGTTTGAAAACTCACTTTTTAATCAACAGTCTTCGCTCTTGCATTAATTATTTTGTACCCTATCTTAGGATCTTGAGCCCCATATGACTCTTATCTTGCGATAATCATACGGTATTCTTATCCAACCGTTTTTTTTATCCTACCTGCCTGTTGGATAAAAGCTTGTTGTTTCTCTACGTTCGCCTTTACCAATTGATAACCTGGGCGGCGCGAAACCCCATCCGATACAGCATGCGCAAGATACCTGTTCGACACATGGAAATACCAAAGCGTTCCTGAATAAATAACTGAAGGATACGCGTATCCTAGGAGGTGGCAGGTTTAGTCCCTTCTTCTTTGGGCGTACTTTCTAGGAGGATGCGGCTCAATTCTGCACGTTGTTCTTTAAACTGAGTAAAAGCACGCTCTACACTTGTTCATTATAGAGTTCTTTCCATCGCTTCGTATTCCGATCAGGGACGCTAAAATCAATATTCATGTTTAACAGAACCTGTTTTTTAAATCTCTCTTTAAAATGAGAAATCGTAGCCTTTATAATTAAACACATTCATAAGC
Protein-coding sequences here:
- a CDS encoding aminoglycoside adenylyltransferase domain-containing protein; protein product: MAEPQAWPTCDEDIKQFVVQLIELIRNELGNKLIGIYLHGSLAMGSYYRPKSDIDLIVVVDSKLEAGLAGTVGIAIASRAINRPTIGNVELSVITAEAAKQVPVPTPFELHYSSEWHDKILNNKVDYNKKQTDIDLSSHLMYVVQRGICLYGRPISNTFGTVKWQYFMEAVMNDLEWILEDEHVLETPFYSVLNICRVLQLLIENNQSVHSKDEGGEWGLRHLPQEYHQLIQQALDAYRSSDIVNEEQRKTGGRDWDHNKLLAFRNFARLKFKG
- the trxA gene encoding thioredoxin; protein product: MTICHTTDTTFKDDLKSEGFTLVNFWAPWCAPCRSFGPVLEEFEREYSNEVRSLKVNVDEQSNTANQFGVMSIPTTILFKNGEPIDKIIGVVRIEELKQFITDKKN
- a CDS encoding NAD(P)/FAD-dependent oxidoreductase produces the protein MTYDCAIIGGGPAGLNAALVLGRARRSVALIDNNRPRNAVTHASHGFITRDGVTPDEFRRVAYEEVRRYPSVDHLQTEVVSVGKIESGFEMFDSSDFRVQARKLILATGVKEIFPEIEGFYPLYGKSLFNCPYCDGWELQDQPLVVVSEYPSAFHTFKLLLNWSKDLVVCTNGKASLSDEQKKQLEAKGIMVMEQPVTAFIGQNGQLEYVHFADGTQVPRSGGFVMPKFVQSTLFGERLGCERTKSGGIKTDQGGRTSIPGVYATGDASYFSPSQLIFAAADGSRTAMSVNMDLTEEDFE
- a CDS encoding Rrf2 family transcriptional regulator is translated as MRFTKATNYALHTMLMLVEASQVKPVGVQQLAESQGVSPTYLSKILTRLVKAGMIESVSGANGGYRLSRKKDDITFLDIIHAIEGTASLFECDFVHGDECLIQAVMKEAEEKMEAHLKKTKLADLAQKQTQV
- a CDS encoding winged helix-turn-helix domain-containing protein; the protein is MLQLFIQERFGISMCRTGILRMLYRMGFRAAQVINW